A window from Triticum aestivum cultivar Chinese Spring chromosome 6D, IWGSC CS RefSeq v2.1, whole genome shotgun sequence encodes these proteins:
- the LOC123144198 gene encoding chlorophyll a-b binding protein 8, chloroplastic, producing MAAQGLLSGRQLLGRPLQSSISRSSSSRKSPFVVRASSSPPAKQNDNRQLWFASKQSLTYLDGTLPGDFGFDPLGLSDPEGTGGFIEPRWLAYGEIFNGRTAMMGVVGMIAPEALGKVGLVPPETAIPWFQAGAIPPAGTYQYWADPYTLFVFEMALIGFAEHRRLQDWYNPGSMGKQYFLGLEKYLGGSGDPAYPGGPIFNPLGFGTKSEKEMKELKLKEIKNGRLAMLAFLGMSLQAIFTGVGPFQNLLDHLSDPVNNNILTSLKFH from the exons ATGGCAGCCCAGGGTCTTCTCTCTGGGAGGCAGCTGCTGGGGAGGCCTCTGCAGTCCTCCATCTCCAGGTCGTCTTCCTCCCGGAAGTCCCCCTTCGTCGTCAGGGCATCGTCCAGCCCCCCTGCCAAG CAAAATGACAACAGGCAGCTGTGGTTCGCGTCCAAGCAGTCCCTCACCTACCTCGACGGCAC GCTGCCCGGTGACTTTGGTTTCGACCCCTTGGGGCTGTCCGACCCGGAGGGCACCGGCGGGTTCATCGAGCCCAGGTGGCTGGCCTACGGCGAGATCTTCAACGGCCGGACGGCGATGATGGGGGTGGTGGGCATGATCGCCCCGGAGGCCCTGGGCAAGGTGGGCCTGGTGCCCCCGGAGACGGCGATCCCGTGGTTCCAGGCAGGCGCGATCCCGCCGGCGGGCACCTACCAGTACTGGGCCGACCCATACACGCTCTTCGTGTTCGAGATGGCGCTCATCGGCTTCGCGGAGCACCGGCGGCTCCAGGACTGGTACAACCCGGGCTCCATGGGGAAGCAGTACTTCCTGGGCCTTGAGAAGTACCTCGGCGGCTCCGGCGACCCCGCCTACCCCGGCGGGCCCATCTTCAACCCGCTCGGGTTCGGGACCAAGAGCGAGAAGGAGATGAAGGAGCTCAAGCTCAAGGAGATCAAGAACGGCCGCCTCGCCATGCTCGCCTTCCTCGGCATGTCCCTGCAGGCCATCTTCACCGGCGTCGGGCCCTTCCAGAACCTCCTCGACCACCTCTCAGACCCCGTCAACAACAACATCCTCACCAGCCTCAAGTTCCACTAG
- the LOC123144197 gene encoding serine/threonine-protein kinase Nek8: MLPLLRSRPSASRLRCRFLSALAAGGTPPPPRSGLVYGFGDNSHGAVGQPAPAADVYVPTPVPSLPSSVDAVAAGHYHSLAVSSAGEVWAWGRNEEGQLGRGLQAPRNTWSNPEQVRGLENVQVRAVSASGVVSAAIGCDGSLWVWGRSKRGQLGLGKDIVEATMPSRVEALAGYDVVKVSFGWGHAMALTKDGGLFGWGFSENGRLGDMGQSTEAPSPQEYVGKTKDNYSSSMLEAVEKMVADKIRSEDNMPIIWEPSLVHEVTHLDVSDVSCGLDHSLILGSNGTVLSGGDNTYGQLGRKSGWAKLLPVDISYIPFSVSASAGHSLALCHISTKGTDNVKTGVLSWGWNCSSQLGRPGQEDAPALVNYLVGENPITAAAGRVHSIVLMSNGDVWAWGSGRNGRLGLGSSMDEAEPCLVDTLEGVEVLQVATGMDHNLILVKE; this comes from the exons ATGCTTCCCCTCCTCCGCTCCCGCCCCTCCGCTTCCCGCCTCCGCTGCCGCTTCCTCTCCGCCCTTGCAGCGGGCGggacgcctccgccgccgcggTCCGGCctagtgtacgggttcggtgacaaCAGCCACGGGGCCGTGGGCCAGCCTGCGCCGGCCGCGGACGTCTACGTCCCCACGCCCGTGCCCTCCCTCCCGTCGTCCGTCGATGCGGTCGCAGCCGGACACTACCACTCCCTCGCTGTATCCTCTGCCGGGGAGGTCTGGGCGTGGGGGCGCAACGAAGAGGGCCAGCTCGGCCGCGGGCTCCAGGCCCCGAG GAATACTTGGAGCAATCCAGAACAGGTGAGAGGATTGGAGAATGTTCAAGTTCGAGCTGTATCCGCTTCAGGTGTTGTTTCTGCAGCAATTGGGTGCGATGGCTCGTTATGGGTATGGGGGAGATCAAAGCGTGGCCAACTTGGGCTTGGCAAAGACATTGTGGAGGCCACAATGCCTTCTAGAGTGGAGGCCCTTGCTGGTTACGATGTTGTTAAG GTATCATTTGGATGGGGGCATGCCATGGCACTGACAAAGGATGGAGGGCTGTTCGGTTGGGGTTTTTCAGAAAATGGAAGGTTAGGAGATATGGGTCAAAGTACCGAAGCACCTTCTCCACAAGAATACGTTGGGAAAACAAAGGATAACTATTCAAGTTCAATGTTGGAGGCTGTTGAAAAGATGGTTGCGGACAAAATTCGGAGCGAGGACAATATGCCCATCATCTGGGAACCTTCTCTTGTTCATGAAGTGACTCATCTTGACGTGTCTGATGTTTCCTGTGGGCTTGATCATTCCCTGATTCTCGGCT CTAATGGCACTGTACTGAGTGGTGGAGACAACACTTATGGACAACTTGGTAGGAAGTCAGGCTGGGCCAAATTGCTTCCCGTCGACATAAGCTACATCCCATTCTCTGTGTCAGCGAGTGCTGGCCACTCACTTGCTCTGTGCCATATATCAACCAAAGGCACTGACAATGTTAAAACTGGTGTCCTATCATGGGGATGGAACTGCAGCTCCCAGCTTGGACGACCTGGTCAAGAGGATGCCCCAGCACTAGTCAACTATCTGGTTGGTGAGAACCCAATAACAGCTGCAGCTGGCCGTGTTCATTCCATTGTTCTCATGTCGAACGGAGATGTTTGGGCTTGGGGATCTGGACGAAATGGCAGACTAGGTTTGGGCAGTTCAATGGATGAGGCAGAGCCTTGTCTCGTCGATACCTTGGAAGGAGTAGAGGTCTTACAAGTCGCCACAGGCATGGACCATAATCTCATATTGGTTAAAGAATAG
- the LOC123144200 gene encoding uncharacterized protein, translating to MGMGGRGVVGDRWSQRVLWMCAIGSAVSLYFVAVERQAQNRARAVSEGFKGLDGAGGGGSRGGEDV from the exons atggggatGGGCGGTCGAGGTGTGGTTGGCGACAGGTGGTCGCAGCGCGTCCTCTGGATGTGCGCCATCGGCAGCGCCGTGA GCCTGTACTTTGTGGCGGTGGAGAGGCAGGCGCAGAACCGCGCGCGGGCGGTGTCCGAGGGCTTCAAGGGCCTGGACGgcgcaggcggaggcggcagccgtgGCGGGGAGGACGTGTAA